The following are from one region of the Nicotiana tabacum cultivar K326 chromosome 3, ASM71507v2, whole genome shotgun sequence genome:
- the LOC142178581 gene encoding uncharacterized protein LOC142178581, whose translation MDATGTILPLAYAVVDSENDALNESILKATSIVYSDVPHYSCIWHIWTNIRAKFKKGHLQLNELYFATAQSYTLDEFNEKMSKIEEIDPRVKSYLYDIGYHRWSRVHATVNRTWTMTSNIAESLNAVTKDAKELPIFDLLEYMRTLLERWTKEKLLKAKGTFTFLGINSTKNWRKTVRASKYHIHTVIDGVNRYIVCLESKKSLRHKNETYENYCSPYYTKESLLPTYEIPVNPLPDESKWNVPQHISDEVVNPPTGEKRQPGRPQKERYKTYDELKPKKYKVSYGNCGGEGHNKRSCKNASKKKEISCS comes from the exons ATGGATGCAACAG GTACAATATTGCCTTTGGCATATGCTGTGGTTGATTCGGAAAACGACGCATT GAATGAGAGTATTCTGAAGGCAACATCAATTGTCTATTCGGACGTGCCACACTACTCTTGCATttggcatatttggacaaatataaggGCAAAGTTCAAGAAGGGTCATCTACAATTAAATGAATTGTACTTTGCTACAGCACAGTCATACACTCTAGATGAATTTAATGAAAagatgtcaaagattgaagagatAGACCCGCGTGTTAAATCATACCTCTATGATATTGGCTATCATAGATGGTCAAGAGTACATGCAACGGTGAATAGAACTTGGACTATGACATCAAACATTGCAGAGTCGTTGAATGCTGTAACAAAAGATGCAAAAGAGCTGCCAATATTTGACCTATTAGAGTATATGAGGACACTTCTTGAACGTTGGACGAAAGAGAAGTTATTGAAGGCAAAGGGTACTTTTACATTCCTTGGTATAAATTCAACAAAGAATTGGAGAAAAACA GTGAGGGCTTCAAAATATCATATCCATACTGTGATAGATGGTGTGAACCGGTACATTGTGTGTCTTGAAAGCAAGAAAT CTTTAAGGCACAAGAATGAAACTTATGAAAACTATTGCTCTCCGTATTACACAAAGGAGAGCCTACTGCCTACATATGAAATACCAGTAAATCCCCTTCCTGATGAAAGCAAATGGAATGTGCCACAACATATATCTGATGAAGTAGTAAATCCACCTACGGGAGAGAAAAGGCAGCCAGGAAGACCTCAAAAGGAAAGATACAAAACATATGATGAACTAAAGCCAAAGAAGTACAAGGTGTCATATGGCAATTGTGGAGgtgaagggcataacaaaagatcttgcaaAAATGCatccaaaaagaaagaaatatcatGTAGTTAG